A part of Aspergillus flavus chromosome 1, complete sequence genomic DNA contains:
- a CDS encoding putative endo alpha-1,4-polygalactosaminidase (unnamed protein product) produces MAGIDEALPLKGKGQAASGWKTWSVKKRMLIIGAIALVIALAIGLGVGLGVGLNKGGGDDEGEVPPTTGGGVTTAKWQPAVGTKWQIELLYALNDTSVDADIYDIDLFNNDKSTITDLQKQGRKVICYFSAGSYENWRPDKDKFKDSDMGNTLDGWPNEKWLDLNSKNVRSIMTSRLDMAVEKNCDGVDPDNVDAYDNDNGLDMKKEDSANFMMWLANEAHARNMSIGLKNAGAIISAVIDNMQWSVNEQCAQYEECDTYAAFIDKNKPVFHIEYPKGDDTNNNDLVSTSQKKSACDFEGSSNFSTVIKNMNLDNWIQTC; encoded by the coding sequence ATGGCGGGTATTGATGAAGCGCTGCCCTTGAAGGGTAAGGGACAAGCCGCGTCCGGCTGGAAGACTTGGTCCGTCAAGAAGCGCATGCTGATTATCGGCGCTATCGCTCTCGTGATCGCTCTCGCTATTGGTCTAGGAGTTGGCTTGGGAGTCGGTCTGAATAAGGGTGGAGGGGATGACGAAGGCGAGGTTCCGCCCACTACCGGAGGAGGCGTGACCACAGCCAAGTGGCAACCGGCCGTAGGAACGAAATGGCAGATCGAGCTTCTGTACGCGCTCAACGACACTTCAGTAGACGCAGATATCTACGACATTGATCTCTTCAACAATGACAAGTCGACCATCACCGATCTACAAAAGCAAGGACGCAAGGTGATCTGCTACTTCTCCGCTGGGAGCTACGAGAACTGGAGGCCCGACAAGGACAAGTTCAAGGACTCCGATATGGGTAACACGCTGGATGGGTGGCCGAATGAGAAATGGCTTGACCTCAACTCCAAGAACGTGCGGAGCATTATGACGTCGCGTCTGGATATGGCGGTCGAGAAGAACTGCGATGGAGTTGACCCGGATAACGTCGATGCCTATGACAACGACAACGGTCTCGATATGAAGAAGGAGGATTCGGCGAATTTCATGATGTGGCTCGCCAATGAAGCGCATGCACGCAATATGTCCATTGGTCTGAAGAATGCCGGGGCGATCATCTCCGCAGTGATCGACAACATGCAGTGGAGCGTGAACGAGCAATGCGCGCAATATGAGGAGTGCGATACCTATGCCGCATTCATCGATAAGAACAAGCCCGTCTTCCACATCGAGTACCCCAAGGGCGAcgacaccaacaacaacgaTTTGGTCAGCACGAGCCAGAAGAAGAGTGCTTGCGACTTCGAGGGatcctccaacttctcgACGGTCATCAAGAATATGAATCTGGATAACTGGATCCAGACCTGCTAG